One genomic window of Cannabis sativa cultivar Pink pepper isolate KNU-18-1 chromosome 2, ASM2916894v1, whole genome shotgun sequence includes the following:
- the LOC115721264 gene encoding putative F-box protein At3g16210, protein MEMSFFCHLPKEVAEEIMLWVPADSLVRLKLLNKSWHSFISGLINDLEFVDRHLYITKNMPTSTSLVFNNPCSHVDHNGRDCYAKMFSLLTISSGDGYGSNNKDHIVSVSEDLNVPCLRNESCRWDQWAWAYHCDGIICLVKLYGTIMLCNPALQESRILPQSNKAIVGVAPFGMGFGYDAIADDYKFVAIWSFPSRTAKAEVYTLRTDCWREINMPQELCKYYTQGYPYLDGLSWRGNCYWLLRNLVNGDAILCFNMCDEEFHITPLPNLENSAAAASSYWLELFVWNDSVALLVSSEGNVSFEYQFFVMNNGVNGACSWTKQLVIGPVIPGVIVKLSSWKKDEFFIHLVEDIDESKDGQLISYNFHTKKIRDIAVRDVDRLWHWACFYVKSLISVKRR, encoded by the coding sequence ATGGAGATGAGCTTCTTCTGCCATTTACCAAAAGAGGTTGCGGAGGAAATTATGTTGTGGGTGCCTGCCGATTCTCTGGTACGGCTCAAGCTCCTCAACAAGTCTTGGCACTCCTTCATCTCTGGCCTCATCAACGACCTTGAATTTGTTGACAGACACCTCTACATAACCAAGAACATGCCAACTTCCACTTCTTTAGTTTTCAATAACCCTTGTTCACATGTTGACCACAACGGAAGAGACTGCTATGCAAAGATGTTCTCACTTCTCACCATATCCAGTGGCGATGGCTATGGTAGTAACAACAAAGATCATATTGTCTCTGTCTCTGAAGATCTCAATGTTCCCTGTCTTCGGAATGAAAGCTGTAGGTGGGATCAGTGGGCTTGGGCATATCATTGTGATGGGATCATTTGCTTAGTCAAACTTTATGGGACTATAATGTTGTGCAACCCTGCGTTGCAAGAATCCAGGATTCTCCCTCAATCAAATAAGGCTATAGTTGGTGTTGCTCCTTTTGGAATGGGATTTGGGTATGATGCTATAGCTGATGATTATAAATTTGTAGCCATTTGGTCTTTTCCTAGTCGCACTGCTAAAGCTGAGGTATACACTCTGAGAACCGATTGTTGGAGAGAAATCAACATGCCTCAAGAGTTATGTAAATACTATACACAAGGGTATCCGTATCTAGATGGATTATCTTGGCGTGGAAATTGTTATTGGTTGCTGAGGAATTTAGTGAATGGGGATGCAATCCTTTGTTTTAATATGTGTGATGAAGAGTTTCATATCACACCGTTGCCAAATCTTGAAAATAGTGCTGCTGCAGCTTCTTCATATTGGTTGGAGCTTTTTGTGTGGAATGACTCAGTTGCTTTATTAGTATCCTCTGAAGGAAATGTGTCGTTTGAGTATCAATTCTTTGTGATGAATAATGGTGTAAATGGTGCTTGTTCTTGGACCAAACAATTGGTTATTGGACCAGTAATACCTGGCGTTATAGTGAAGTTATCTTCATGGAAAAAGGATGAGTTTTTCATACACCTTGTGGAAGATATAGATGAATCAAAAGATGGGCAGTTGATCTCTTACAACTTTCATACTAAAAAGATCAGAGATATTGCTGTTCGTGATGTAGATCGATTATGGCATTGGGCTTGTTTCTATGTAAAGAGTCTTATTTCTGTCAAAAGGAGGTAA